The window TGGTCGGCGAGGGCGATATCGGTCTCGGCGTCGACGTCCGTGGAGAAGAACACCACCGGCACCCGGCCGTCGTCGTCGAGATGCGCGGAGAGCCCGAGCACCCGGTCGGCGAGCGCCTGCACACTGCCGTCCTTGTAGTACGGCTTCATCGAACCGGAGTAGTCGACCACCAGATAGACCGCGGCCCGCAGTCCGTCGAGACCGTGCTTGGTGAGTGACACCCCGGCGCTCTTGTACAGGCTGACCAGCGCGGGCGCGGTCTCCTCCACCTTGCTGAGACTGATCGCCGCCATTCGGCTCCCCCTTGACTCGACCGACTGGCTGCCGAGATTACGTCACACCTGACCCGCCTCTCTCGGCATCCACAGGCGTTCGCTATTTTGTTCGCCGCCGTCCCCACCGGCTCACCGACCGCCCCATTGCCTTTCGAGGAGCCGGCTTGGAACCCGAGTCCACCGTCACGACCTGCTACCGCCATCCCGCGGTGGAGTCGTACGTCCGCTGCACCCGCTGCGAGCGGTACATCTGCCCGGACTGCATGCGCGACGCGGCCGTCGGCCACCAGTGCGTCGAGTGCGTACGGGAGGGCGCGAAGTCGATGCGGCAGGCACGCACGGTCGTCGGCGGCCGGATCTCACGGACGCCGGTGGTGACGTATGCCCTGATCGCACTCAACGCGCTGGCGTATCTGGCCGAGGTGGTGCGGCCCGAGATCGTCGAGCGGTTCTCCCTGGTCGGGGCCCGGCTGCTGGGGCCGGACGGCGCTTATTACGTGTACCAGTCCGGGTATCCGGCCGGCTACGAGGCCGAGGGGCTGGTCGCCGGGGAGTGGGAGCGGCTGATCACCAGCGCGTTTCTGCATCTGGAGCCGACCGAGGGCACGTTCGGGCTGCTGCATGTGGTGATGAACATGTTCTCGCTGTGGACGCTCGGCCGGGTGGTGGAGCCCATGCTCGGGCGCTGGCGCTATCTGGCGCTGTACCTCCTCTCCGCGCTCGGCGGTTCGGTCTTCGCCCTGCTGCTGGACGACCCCGGGTACTCCACGCTGGGCGCCTCCGGCGCGATCTTCGGTCTGGGCGCCGCGTACTACGTCGTGGCCCGCCGGATCGGCGCCGACATGCGCGCCGTCAACCGCTTCATCGGCTTCCTGCTCCTCTGGCTCCTGGTCTCCGCGGGCCTGACGTCCTGGCAGGGCCACCTCGGCGGCCTCCTCACCGGCGGGCTGGTGGCGCTGGCGTACGCCTATGTGCCGCGCGGGCCGCGCCGGACCCTGATCCAGACGGTGGCCTGCGTGGCGGTGCTGGCGCTGTTGGTGCTGGTGGCCGTGGTCCGGGTCGCGGGCCTCGAGTAGGCCTCGCTGAGCGGGCATCAAGTACCCCACTTCTCCCGCAGCACCTCCTCCGCCGGCTTCCCGTGCGGCGTGTACGCCAGCCTCGCCGGTGTCTCCGCGCTGTCCGGCCAGTCGTCCCACATCCACCAGCAGACGCCGGCCCACCAGCGGCGGCCGGTGAAGGTGTCCAGCAACGCCCGGTAGGCGGCGGCCTGTTCGGCGTCGCCCGGGCGGGTGCTGACCGTCCAGTCGTACGGGGCTGTAGTCGTCCCGCGCTGGCTGACGTAACCCGCCTCGGTGAACAGGATGCGGCGGCCCTGCTCGCGGGAGTAGGCGGCGAGCCGTTCGCCGATCGGCTCCCAGGCCTTGCGGAGCCGGTCGCCGGACTGGGTCGGGCGTTTCGAGAGCGGCCAGTACGCGTCGATGCCGATCAGGTCGAGCTGCTTCCAGAAGCCCACCTTCCGGTACTCGTCGTAGTTCGCGGCGTACGTGAGCGTCCCGTCGTAGCGCTCGCGCACCGCGTCGACGACCTCGCTCCATTCCGTGCGATGCCCGGAGACGCCCGCGAGTTCGGTGCCGACGGCGAACTGCTCGGCGTCCGTCGCCGCGGCGAGGTCGGCGTAGTGGGTGATGAAGCGCCGGTACGAGGTGAACCATGCGGCGCGGTCGCGGGGGCGGATCTCGGCGCGGTCACCGTCGCCGGGCAGATCGACATGGGGTTTGATCATCACCTTCAGGCCGTGCGCGTGCGCCCGCCGCACGATTCGCCTCAGGCCCGCGTCGCTCGCCGTCTCCTCGGTGGGCCGCAGCACCGAGTCGCTCCTGCGCTGCTGGTACCAGGTGGGGGTGAAGGTGACCCAGCCCGCCCCGGTGGCCCTGATGTCCCGCAGATAGCGGTCGGCGGCGGGGCTGTCGTAGTCGGTGCGGTACCAGGAGGGCAGGGTGATGCCCCGGATCACGGGCGCCTCCTCGCGCTCCGGTGTACAGCCGCCGACGGCGAGGAGGACCGCCGTCAGTGCGACGGCGGTCCTCCCCCTCACTGCGGCCTCACAGGCTCGCGGGGCTGACGAAGGTGTAGCCCAGGGCCTTGATGCCCTCCACCGTCTCCCGCAACGGCTGGACCGGGAAGTACGGGTGGTAGAAGAAGCTGGCGAAGCCGTCCCGTACCGCGAGATTGGCCTTGGCCGAGGCGATCAGATCGGCCGGCAGGCGTGGCGGATGATTGTTGTATTCCTCCGGCTCGTAATTCCCGATGTTTTCGGGAATCACCTTCGTCCCGTACACATCACGCACCACATACGGGAAGAACTGCCCGATGAAACGGTTCGGATCCGAGGAGACCCCGCTGAGGGTTCCGGCGAAATACAGTGAACGTTCGAGTCGGGCTGAGAAATTCGAGCTGAAGACCTGGTAGTCGGTGGCCGAGCCCGCGTAGTGCGGGGTCGTCCACAGCGTCGGCCTCGGCAGCCCCGCCGCCGCGAACTCGGCGAGCGCGCTGTCGATCCGGCCCTGCGCCCAGGCGGCGGAGTCCCCGGGGATCGGACCGTCGTAGATCACGCTGTTCGCGGAGTCCACATGCGCCCGGTAGAACTCGAAGTCGTCGCCGCTGACGCCGTTGTAGGGGTTGGCGGCATTGCCGTACTGATGGGTGTAGCCGTGGTTCATCAGCACCGCGCCCCTGGCCAGCATGTACTTCAGCGTGTTGACCAGCTGGGGCCGATCGGTCAGCTCGACCGTCTCCGGGACACCGTTGTTGTAGGTGCCGTTCGGATCCGTGTAGACGGGGATCACATTGATGCCGTACGGGATCTGCTGCGCGTACAAGTAGTCGGCGATGGCCCGCAGTTCGGCCGGTTCGGAGTTGGGGCTGATGTCCTCGAGCCGTACGACCGCACGGTGCCGCTCGGCGGTGGCCGGTGCGAGGGCGTCGAAGAGCAGGTCCTCGAGGACGATGATCCGGTCGCTCTCGGAGACGTAGGCGAAGGGGATCTCGCCGATGTACGTGAGGTTGGACGAGCGGACCGCCCAGCCGAAGGTGTGTCCGTTGGAGCTGTCGAGGCCCTCGGCGAGCCGGGTGACCTGCGGATATCCGGCGCCTGTCAGGACGTTGGGGCGCAGCACCCCGCCGTCCTGCCCGGCCGGGATCTTCCGGGTGAGCGTCTGGCCCTTGTACGTCACCTGCGTGACGGTGCCGACGGAGCCGCCGTCCTCGTAGTACGACGTCGTGGGGTCCCAGCCGTACTTCTGCGAGAACTGGGTGATACCCACGGCGTTGGCCATGTTCCAGATGTTGGCGCCCATCCAGGTCACGGGCTTGGTGGTGGTCAGCGCGTCCTGGTAGAAGGCGGCCGGGACCGCGTCCGGGACATCGCAGCAGTAGTAGGTCGACCCGATGTAGATCGTGGCCGTGTACGACTCGACCAGGCCCGCGGTGTACTGCGAGACCGGCTTCGCCGTGACGGTGCCGAAGTGCCCGGCCAGGTTGGCCGTGGCCATGGCGTACAGCTCGCCGAGGTGCCCGTAGGGACCTGCGGTGTCGTAGAGGACGAGGGTGGTCGGTTCGGCGGCGGGGCCGACCTCGGCCGGGGAGATCAGCTCCGCCTGGCGGCTCACGGCGGAGGCGAGTGCGGATGCGGTGGCGCTCGCCGGGGTGACGGCGGCGGCCGGTTCGGACGCGCGCGCCCGGTCGTGGCGCGCCCTGTCGGCCTTGAGCTGGGCCTTCGCCCAGGACTTGAGATCGACCCGGTTGAGTCCGGACCGGGTTCCGTTCGATTCGCCGTGGTGCCGGTCCGGGTTGCCGGCCGCGGTGGCTCCGGCGGCCAGGAAGGTGCCGCTGAACAGCGCGGCGACGAGTAACAGGACCAGAGAAAGCCTCGAAAATCCCCGTCTCCGAGGCCGGTTGAGTGGTCTCACGATCATTCCCCCCACTTTGCCAAGCTTTTGGCAAAGAGTTTTTCCGGCAAGAAGCCACTGATTGTTCTTGGCGATCAAGAAGGGTGTCAATGGGCCGACGGATGAATTCCTGTAGCACCAGTTGACCCCATCGGAAGATCGACCCTGCCCTTTTTCCTAATACCCTTCTGAGGCGGCCCGGCCGTCTGCTACGTTCACCATCGCGCGTTGGGGACGCGCTGTGAAATGTGGGGGGACAATGTACGGACGACCCGCGCTGGGGGCACTGTTGCCCCTGGCAGGGGCCATGGCCGCGCCGGAAGCGATACCCGGGCTGCCATTGGCCAAAGCTCTGCAGGCCACGGCAGGAGCCGGATTCCTGCTCTACCTGCTGACCGCCTGTCTCATACTCGGGGCCCGCACGCGACTGCGCAGACAAGCACGAAAAGCGCAGGTCAGCGTCGGGAGCGGCCATGATCATTGAGCTGCTGCTGTGGGCCAGCGTCAGTCTGATCGTGCTGGCCGGCTGTTACAACACGAGCCTTTTCCTGCTCTCCCGACGCAGAATTCGCCGGGTCCGCACCGAGCGGAGAGAACGGTTCTATGTATTTCTGCTCGCCTGTCTCAACGAGGAGAGTGTGCTTTCCGAAAGCCTGGCGCGTATCACCTCACTGCCCGCCGGGAATTTCATGGCGCTGGTCATCGACGACGGCTCCGACGACCGCACCGCCGAGGTTGCTCTGGCCGCGGACCCCGACCGGGTCCGGGTGCACCGGCGCACACTGCCGAACGCACGCCGGGGCAAAGGCGCCGCGCTCAATGACGGAGTGCGCCACCTCAGACACTCCGGTCTGCTCGCCGGCCGCGACCCCGCCGACATCGTCCTTTGCGTGGTGGACGCCGACGGCCGCCTCGATCCGCATGTCGTGCAGTCGGTCGACCCCTACTTCGACGACCCTCGTACGGGCGCGGTTCAGGTCTGCGTCCGTATGTACAACCGTCGCCAGGGGCTGCTTGCCCGGATGCAGGACATGGAGTTCGTCGTCTACGGCGACGTCTTCCAGAGCGCGCGCCGCTTCATCGGCAGCGTGGGCATGGGCGGCAACGGACAGTTCATGCGGCTGTCCGCGCTCAACACCCTGGGCGGGGACGGCCCGTGGAGCGACAGCCTCACCGAAGATCTCGACCTCGGCGTCCGGCTGATCGCCAAGGGCTGGACCAACCAGCACTGCACCACCGCCTCCGTGTCCCAGCAGGCCGTGCTCAGTCTGCGGCGGCTGATCCGGCAGCGCTCGCGCTGGTTCCAGGGACATCTGCAGTCGGCGGGGCTCGTGCCGCTCATCCTGCGGGACGTGCCGACCCGTCCGGCGCTGGACCTCCTCTACCACCTGTCCAGCCCGGTGCTGATCCTGCTCACCTCGCTGCTCCCGCTGTCCTTCCTGGTCGCCCTGGGCGCCACCACCGTGGCCTCGGTCCAGCAGGGACAGCCGCTGGTGTCGCCCATGTGGCTGCTCGGCCCGTATCTGCTCTCGTTCACGGCCGCCTACGCGTACGGCTTTGTGTACGCCAGGCGTGAGCGGGACCTCGGCCTGGTGCGTTCGGTACTGCTCGCGCATGTCTTCGTCTTCTACGGCTACATCTGGTTCTTCGCCGGCTGGTGGGGCTTCTGGCGGATGCTCACCGGCAAGCGGACCTGGCTGAAGACGGCGCGCACCTGACGTCACCGCCCACCGGCCATCTGATCTCTCATCCTCGCGCGGCCCTGCGACCGCGCGCGCCCAAGGGGGGCTTGCCATGTCCACACCTCCATCCGTCATGCCCGTACGCGCCATGCTGGTGCTCGGCACCCGGCCGGAAGCCATCAAACTGGCGCCGGTGGCCCGCTCCATGGCCGCCGCCTCCTCGTTCGAACCGATCGTCGTCACCACCGGCCAGCACCGCGAAATGCTCCACCAGATGCTCGGCCTGCTCGGCGTCACCAGCCGGATCGCGCTCGACGTGATGCGCAGCCGCCAGCAGTTGTCCGACCTGACCGCCCGCCTGGTCGCCGAACTCGGAAACGTCATGCGGTTACAGCGACCGGATCTGGTTCTGGTCCAGGGCGACACCACGACCGCGCTGGCCGGCGCCCTGGCCGCCTTCTACGAGAAGATCCCGGTCGCCCATGTCGAGGCCGGGCTGCGTACGGGCGTGCTGGACAACCCGTTTCCGGAGGAGCTCAACCGCATTCTGATCGGCCGTATGGCCCGCTGGCACTTCGCCCCGACCTCGCGCGCGGGCCGGCATCTCACCGACGAGGGGGTGCCGAAGGAGCAGGTGTTCGTCACCGGCAACACGGTCATCGACAACCTGCTGTGGGTGCTCGCCGAGGGCAGCGGCAGCTCCGCGTTCCGCACTCCGGCCCGGCGGATCCTGGTGACCCTGCACCGGCGGGAGAACCAGGGCGAGCGGATGCGCGGCATGGGGCGGGCGCTGCGCCGGCTCGCCGGGCGGGGGGACGTGGAGATCGTGCTGCCGCTGCACAAGAGCCCTGCCGTACGGGAGGTGCTGCTGCCCGAACTCGACGGCCACGACGGTATCTCGCTGGTAGAGCCGCTCGACTATCTCGACTTCGCGGCGACCCTCGCCGAGTGCGATCTGGTCCTCACCGACTCCGGCGGCGTCCAAGAGGAGGCCCCGAGCCTGGGCAAGCCGGCGCTGGTCCTGCGGACCACCACCGAGCGCCCGGAGGCGGTGGAGGCGGGCGCGGCCCGGCTGATCGGCACCGATCCGGACGTGATCGTGCAGTCCGCGACGGAACTGCTCGACGATCCGGTGCTGTACCGGCGGATGGCGGGCGCCGGCAATCCGTTCGGCGACGGCCGGGCCGCGGACCGGGTACTGGCGCAACTGGCCGAGGACTTCGCGGCGGATGTGCCTGTGGACGCAACCGTCCGAGGGCCATACTCGACGGCATGACTCGCTCACTCCTGCGTGGCGTCCTCCTGGCGGTGGCGCTCGCAGGAGTGCTGGTGATCACCTTGAGCCAGTGTGGTTCTGACGATACGTCACCGCCGCCGACCCCCTGGGCCGACGGTTCCACGCACGGCCGTTGGCTGTCGGTGTTCAACGGCCACGGCACCAACTCCGGCGACGACGACTCGCTGACGCTGTCGCCGATGCCCGCGGAGGATCCGGGGACCACACATGCGGGACTCGTGGTGAGTACGGCGTCGTACACCGACGTCCGTTTCCAGGCACGGATGCGGACGGTCGAGCAGTTGCGCGAACCGGACCCGAATCCCTGGGAGGTGCCGTGGCTGGTGTGGGCGTACACCGATCCGGAGCACTTCTACTACGTCACCTTGAAACCCAACGGCTGGGAGCTCGGCAAGCGTGATCCGGCCTACCCGGGCGGACAGCGGTTCCTGGCCACCGGGCACGAGAAGTACGAGGTGGGTGACTGGCACGACGTGCTGGTGGAGCAGCGCGGGGCCTCGGTCACCGTCGCGGTGGACGGAGAGCCGCTGGTGAAGTTCACCGACGCCGAACGCCCTTACCCGGGAGGGAAGGTGGGCGCGTACACCGAGGACGCCACGGTGCGGTTCGAGGGGCTGAAGGCCCGGTAAGTGCGACGGCGCCTGCCCAATCGTCCGGTCGGGGACAAGGGGCAGGCGCCATCTGTGTTCCGTACGCCTTTGTACGGGACGTCTCTTGAACGGACCTCGACGGTCCGTCAGACCATCAGGGCCCGGTCGGTCGGGCGGATCGGGGCCGGCAGATCGCTGGCGCCGGTCAGGAAGCGGTCCACGCCACGGGCGGCCGAGCGGCCCTCGGCGATGGCCCACACGATCAGCGACTGGCCACGGCCCGCGTCACCGGCGACGAACACGCCCGGCACATTGGTCTGGAAGTCGGCGTCACGGGCGATGTTGCCGCGCTCGTCGAGGTCCAGGGCGAACTGGTCCACCAGGCCGTTCTCGCGGTCCGTACCGGTGAAGCCCATCGCCAGTGTCACCAGCTGCGCGGGGATCTTCCGCTCGGTGCCCGGCTTCGGGGTCAGCTTGCCGTCGATGAACTCCACCTCGGTCAGGTGCAGCCACTGGACGTTGCCGTCCTCGTCGCCCTCGAAGTGGGTCGTCGAGACGGAGTAAACCCGCTCGCCGCCCTCCTCGTGCGCGGAGGTGACCTTGTAGAGCATCGGGAAGGTCGGCCACGGCTGGGCGACGTTGTTCCGCTCGTCGTTCGGGCGGGGCATGATCTCCAGCTGCGTCACCGAGGCCGCGCCCTGACGGTGGGCGGTGCCCACGCAGTCGGCGCCGGTGTCGCCACCGCCGATGACGACGACGTGCTTGCCCTCGGCCGAGATCGGAGTGGTGACGTAGTCGCCCTCCTGCACCTTGTTGGCCAGGGGCAGGTACTCCATGGCCTGGTAGATGCCCTTCAACTCCCGCCCGGGGACGGGGAGATCACGGGCGGTGGTGGCACCGGCGGCGATGACGACGGCGTCGTACCGCTTCTTCAGGTCGGTGGCCTTGAGGTCGCGGCCGATCTCGATACCGGTCCGGAAGCGGGTGCCCTCCGCGCGCATCTGCTCGATACGGCGGTTGATGTGCCGCTTCTCCATCTTGAACTCGGGGATGCCGTAGCGGAGAAGGCCGCCGATACGGTCCGCGCGCTCGTAGACGGCGACGGTGTGACCGGCCCGGGTGAGCTGCTGGGCGGCGGCCAGGCCGGCCGGGCCCGAGCCGATGACGGCGACCGTCTTGCCGGACAGGCGCTCGGGCGCCTGCGGGGCGACGTCACCGGTCTCCCACGCCTTGTCGATGATGGAGACTTCGACGTTCTTGATGGTGACGGCCGGCTGGTTGATGCCGAGCACACACGCCGACTCACAGGGCGCCGGGCAGAGGCGACCGGTGAACTCCGGGAAGTTGTTGGTCGCGTGCAGTCGCTCCTGTGCGGCCGACCAGTCCTCGCGGTAGGCGTAGTCGTTCCACTCCGGGATCAGGTTCCCGAGCGGACAGCCGTTGTGGCAGAACGGGATGCCGCAGTCCATGCAGCGGCTGGCCTGCTTGCTGATGATCGGCAGCAGGGAGCCGGGGACGTAGACCTCGTTCCAGTCCTTCAGCCGTACGTCGACGGGGCGCGACTTGGCGACCTCGCGCCCGTGGTTGAGGAAGCCCTTCGGGTCAGCCATTGATCGCCGCCTCCATCATCTTCTCGGTGATCTCGGTCTCGGAGAGACCGGCCTGCTCGGCGGCGGCCTTGGCGGCGAGCACTGCCTTGTACGTGCTGGGGATGATCTTGCTGAAGCGCTCCACGTTGGCGTCCCAGTCGGCGAGCAGCTTCTCGGCGACCGTCGAACCGGTCTCCTCGGCGTGCCGGCGCACCACGTCGTGCAGCCACTTGCGGTCGTCGTCCGAGAGCGCCTCGATCGCGTCGAGGTTGCCGACGTTGACGTTGTCGCGGTCGAGGTCGATGACGTAGGCGACACCGCCCGACATACCGGCCGCGAAGTTACGGCCCGTCTCACCGAGCACCACCGCGTGACCGCCGGTCATGTACTCGCAGCCGTGGTCGCCCACGCCCTCGGAGACCACGGTCGCGCCGGAGTTGCGGACACAGAACCGCTCACCGGTACGACCGCGCAGGAACAGCTCGCCGCCGGTCGCGCCGTAGGCGATGGTGTTGCCCGCGATGGTCGAGTACTCGGCGAGGTGGTCGGCGTTCCGGTCGGGCCGGACGATGACCCGGCCGCCGGAGAGGCCCTTGCCGACGTAGTCGTTGGCGTCGCCCTCCAGGCGCAGCGTGACACCGCGCGGGAGGAAGGCGCCGAAGGACTGGCCGGCGGAACCCGTGAAGGTGATGTCGATGGTGTCGTCGGGCAGGCCCGCGCCACCGAACTTCTTCGTCACCTCGTGGCCGAGCATGGTGCCGACCGTGCGGTTGATGTTGCGGATGGCGACCTGGGCGCGCACCGGCTGGGCGTCGGTGGCGGAGTCCGCGGCGAGGGCGTCGGCGGCGAGCTTGATCAGCTCGTTGTCGAGCGCCTTCTCCAGACCGTGGTCCTGCTCGATCAGCTGGTGGCGGACCGCGCCCTCGGGCAGGGCGGGCACATGGAACAGCGGCTCCAGGTTCAGGCCCTGCGCCTTCCAGTGGTCGACCGCGCGGGTCACATCGAGCGCCTCGGCGTGGCCGACGGCCTCCTCGATGGACCGGAAGCCGAGCTCGGCGAGGATCTCGCGGACCTCTTCGGCGATGAACTGGAAGAAGTTCACGACGTATTCGGCCTTGCCGGAGAACCGGTCGCGCAGCGTCGGGTTCTGGGTGGCGATGCCGACCGGGCAGGTGTCCAGGTGGCAGACGCGCATCATGACGCAGCCGGAGACGACGAGCGGCGCGGTCGCGAAACCGAACTCCTCGGCGCCGAGCAGCGCGGCGATGACGACGTCACGGCCGGTCTTCAGCTGACCGTCGGTCTGCACGACGATGCGGTCGCGCAGGCCGTTGAGCAGCAGGGTCTGCTGGGTCTCGGCGAGACCCAGCTCCCAGGGACCGCCGGCGTGCTTGAGCGAGGTGAGCGGCGAGGCGCCCGTACCACCGTCGTGACCGGAGATCAGGACGACGTCCGCGTGCGCCTTGGACACACCCGCGGCGACCGTGCCGACGCCGACCTCGGAGACCAGCTTGACGTGAATCCGCGCCTGAGGGTTCGCGTTCTTCAGGTCGTGGATCAGCTGGGCCAGGTCTTCGATGGAGTAGATGTCGTGGTGCGGCGGCGGGGAGATCAGGCCCACGCCCGGCGTCGAGTGACGCGTCTTGGCGACCCACGGGTAGACCTTGTGGCCGGGCAGCTGGCCGCCCTCACCGGGCTTGGCGCCCTGGGCCATCTTGATCTGGATGTCGTCGGCGTTGACCAGGTACTCCGAGGTCACACCGAAGCGGCCGGAGGCGACCTGCTTGATCGACGAACGCCGCGCCGGGTCGTACAGCCGGTCCGCGTCCTCGCCGCCCTCACCGGTGTTGGACTTGCCGCCCAGCTGGTTCATGGCGATGGCGAGCGTCTCGTGGGCTTCCTTGGAGATGGAGCCGTACGACATGGCGCCCGTCGAGAACCGCTTGACGATCTCGGAGACCGGCTCGACCTCGTCGATCGAGATCGGCTGACGGTCCGAGGTGAAGCCGAAGAGCCCGCGGAGCGTCATCAGGCGCTCGGACTGCTCGTTCACGCGGTCCGTGTACTTCTTGAAGATGTCGTAGCGCCCGGTGCGGGTCGAGTGCTGGAGGCGGAACACCGTCTCCGGGTCGAACAGGTGCGGCTCGCCCTCGCGGCGCCACTGGTACTCGCCGCCGATGTCCAGCGCGCGGTGCGCCGGGGCGATGCCGGAGGCCGGGTACGCCTTGGCGTGGCGGGCGGCGACCTCCTTGGCGATGACGTCGATGCCGACGCCGCCGATCTTGGTGGCGGTGCCGTTGAAGTACTTCTCCACGAAGGCCTGGTCGAGACCGACGGCCTCGAAGACCTGGGCGCCGCGGTAGGAGGCGACGGTGGAGATGCCCATCTTCGACATGACCTTCAGAACACCCTTGCCCAGGGCGTAGATCAGGTTGCGGATGGCCTGCTCGGGCTCCATGCCGGGGAGGAACGTACCGGCGCGGACCAGGTCCTCGACCGACTCCATCGCCAGGTACGGGTTGACCGCCGCGGCGCCGAAGCCGATGAGCAGGGCGACATGGTGGACCTCGCGGACGTCACCGGCCTCGACCAGCAGGCCCACCTGGGTGCGCTGCTTGGTGCGGATGAGGTGGTGGTGGACGGCCGCGGTGAGCAGCAGCGAGGGGATCGGCGCGTGCTCGGCGTCGGAGTGACGGTCCGACAGGACGATCAGACGGGCGCCGTTCTCGATGGCGGCGTCGGCCTCGGCGCAGATCTCCTCGATGCGCGCGGCGAGGGAGTCACCGCCGCCGGAGACCCGGTACAGACCGGACAGGGTCGCGGCCTTGAAGCCGGGCATGTCGCCGTCGGCGTTGATGTGGATGAGCTTGGCCAGCTCGTCGTTGTCGATCACCGGGAACGGCAGCGTGACGCTACGACAGGACGCGGCCGTCGGCTCCAGCAGGTTGCTCGCGGGGCCGAGGGACGAACGCAGCGAGGTGACGAGCTCCTCGCGGATGGCGTCCAGCGGCGGGTTGGTGACCTGCGCGAACAGCTGGGTGAAGTAGTCGAAGAGCAGGCGCGGACGCTCGCTCAGCGCGGCGATCGGCGAGTCGGTGCCCATCGAACCGATCGGCTCGGCGGCGGCCTTGGCCATCGGCGCCAGGATGATCCGCAGCTCTTCCTCGGTGTAACCGAAGGTCTGCTGGCGGCGGGTGACCGAGGCGTGGGTGTGCACGATGTGCTCGCGCTCGGGCAGGTCGGACAGCTCGATCTCGCCGGCCTCCAGCCACTCCGCGTAGGGCTTCTCCGCGGCGAGCTGGGCCTTGATCTCGTCGTCCTCGATGATGCGGTGCTCGACGGTGTCGACGAGGAACATCCTGCCGGGCTGCAGCCGGCCCTTGCGGACGACCTTGGAGGGGTCGATGTCGAGGACGCCGACCTCGGAGCCGAGGACGACCAGGCCCTCGTCGGTGACCCAGTAGCGGCCGGGGCGAAGGCCGTTGCGGTCCAGGACCGCGCCGACCTGCTTGCCGTCGGTGAAGGTGACACAGGCCGGGCCGTCCCAGGGCTCCATCATCGTGGCGTGGAACTGGTAGAAGGCGCGCCGGGCCGGGTCCATGGAGTCGTGGTTCTCCCACGCCTCCGGGATCATCATCAGCACGGAGTGCGGCAGCGAACGGCCGCCGAGGTGCAGGAGTTCGAGGACCTCGTCGAAGGACGCGGAGTCGGAGGCGTCGGGGGTGCAGATCGGGAAGATCCGCTCCAGCTTCTCCGTACCGAAGAGCTCGGAGACGAGCTGCGACTCGCGGGCGACCATCCAGTTGCGGTTGCCCTTGACGGTGTTGATCTCACCGTTGTGCGCGACGAAGCGGTACGGGTGGGCGAGCGGCCACGACGGGAAGGTGTTCGTGGAGAACCGGGAGTGCACGAGCGCGATCGCGGAGGCGAAGCGGCGGTCGGACAGGTCCGGGAAGAAGGGCTCCAGCTGGCCGGTGGTCAGCATGCCCTTGTACACGATCGTGCGGGCGGACAGCGACGGGAAGTAGACGCCGGCCTCGCGCTCGGCGCGCTTGCGCAGCACAAAGGCCTTGCGGTCGAGGTCGATGTCCGCCGAGACGCCGTCGGTGACGAAGATCTGCCGGAAGGCGGGCATCGTCGAACGGGCGGTGGCGCCGAGCAGTTCGGGCGCGACGGGAACCTCACGCCAGCCGAGGACGGTGAGGCCCTCCTCAGCGGCGACCGTCTCGATCTGTGAGACGGCGTCCTCGGTGCCGTTCTCCGGCAGGAAGGCGATACCGACGGCGTACGCACCGGCCGCGGGCAGCTCGAATCCGGCTACCTCGCGGAAGAAGGCGTCCGGCACCTGGGAGAGGATGCCGGCGCCGTCACCCGAGTCGGGCTCGGAGCCGGTGG of the Streptomyces sp. NBC_00287 genome contains:
- a CDS encoding family 16 glycoside hydrolase, encoding MTRSLLRGVLLAVALAGVLVITLSQCGSDDTSPPPTPWADGSTHGRWLSVFNGHGTNSGDDDSLTLSPMPAEDPGTTHAGLVVSTASYTDVRFQARMRTVEQLREPDPNPWEVPWLVWAYTDPEHFYYVTLKPNGWELGKRDPAYPGGQRFLATGHEKYEVGDWHDVLVEQRGASVTVAVDGEPLVKFTDAERPYPGGKVGAYTEDATVRFEGLKAR
- a CDS encoding glutamate synthase subunit beta, with product MADPKGFLNHGREVAKSRPVDVRLKDWNEVYVPGSLLPIISKQASRCMDCGIPFCHNGCPLGNLIPEWNDYAYREDWSAAQERLHATNNFPEFTGRLCPAPCESACVLGINQPAVTIKNVEVSIIDKAWETGDVAPQAPERLSGKTVAVIGSGPAGLAAAQQLTRAGHTVAVYERADRIGGLLRYGIPEFKMEKRHINRRIEQMRAEGTRFRTGIEIGRDLKATDLKKRYDAVVIAAGATTARDLPVPGRELKGIYQAMEYLPLANKVQEGDYVTTPISAEGKHVVVIGGGDTGADCVGTAHRQGAASVTQLEIMPRPNDERNNVAQPWPTFPMLYKVTSAHEEGGERVYSVSTTHFEGDEDGNVQWLHLTEVEFIDGKLTPKPGTERKIPAQLVTLAMGFTGTDRENGLVDQFALDLDERGNIARDADFQTNVPGVFVAGDAGRGQSLIVWAIAEGRSAARGVDRFLTGASDLPAPIRPTDRALMV
- the gltB gene encoding glutamate synthase large subunit produces the protein MRTPRQPSQHSANGQNWSFMDARPAAQGMYDPRNEHDACGVGFVATLTGEASHALVEQALTVLRNLEHRGATGSEPDSGDGAGILSQVPDAFFREVAGFELPAAGAYAVGIAFLPENGTEDAVSQIETVAAEEGLTVLGWREVPVAPELLGATARSTMPAFRQIFVTDGVSADIDLDRKAFVLRKRAEREAGVYFPSLSARTIVYKGMLTTGQLEPFFPDLSDRRFASAIALVHSRFSTNTFPSWPLAHPYRFVAHNGEINTVKGNRNWMVARESQLVSELFGTEKLERIFPICTPDASDSASFDEVLELLHLGGRSLPHSVLMMIPEAWENHDSMDPARRAFYQFHATMMEPWDGPACVTFTDGKQVGAVLDRNGLRPGRYWVTDEGLVVLGSEVGVLDIDPSKVVRKGRLQPGRMFLVDTVEHRIIEDDEIKAQLAAEKPYAEWLEAGEIELSDLPEREHIVHTHASVTRRQQTFGYTEEELRIILAPMAKAAAEPIGSMGTDSPIAALSERPRLLFDYFTQLFAQVTNPPLDAIREELVTSLRSSLGPASNLLEPTAASCRSVTLPFPVIDNDELAKLIHINADGDMPGFKAATLSGLYRVSGGGDSLAARIEEICAEADAAIENGARLIVLSDRHSDAEHAPIPSLLLTAAVHHHLIRTKQRTQVGLLVEAGDVREVHHVALLIGFGAAAVNPYLAMESVEDLVRAGTFLPGMEPEQAIRNLIYALGKGVLKVMSKMGISTVASYRGAQVFEAVGLDQAFVEKYFNGTATKIGGVGIDVIAKEVAARHAKAYPASGIAPAHRALDIGGEYQWRREGEPHLFDPETVFRLQHSTRTGRYDIFKKYTDRVNEQSERLMTLRGLFGFTSDRQPISIDEVEPVSEIVKRFSTGAMSYGSISKEAHETLAIAMNQLGGKSNTGEGGEDADRLYDPARRSSIKQVASGRFGVTSEYLVNADDIQIKMAQGAKPGEGGQLPGHKVYPWVAKTRHSTPGVGLISPPPHHDIYSIEDLAQLIHDLKNANPQARIHVKLVSEVGVGTVAAGVSKAHADVVLISGHDGGTGASPLTSLKHAGGPWELGLAETQQTLLLNGLRDRIVVQTDGQLKTGRDVVIAALLGAEEFGFATAPLVVSGCVMMRVCHLDTCPVGIATQNPTLRDRFSGKAEYVVNFFQFIAEEVREILAELGFRSIEEAVGHAEALDVTRAVDHWKAQGLNLEPLFHVPALPEGAVRHQLIEQDHGLEKALDNELIKLAADALAADSATDAQPVRAQVAIRNINRTVGTMLGHEVTKKFGGAGLPDDTIDITFTGSAGQSFGAFLPRGVTLRLEGDANDYVGKGLSGGRVIVRPDRNADHLAEYSTIAGNTIAYGATGGELFLRGRTGERFCVRNSGATVVSEGVGDHGCEYMTGGHAVVLGETGRNFAAGMSGGVAYVIDLDRDNVNVGNLDAIEALSDDDRKWLHDVVRRHAEETGSTVAEKLLADWDANVERFSKIIPSTYKAVLAAKAAAEQAGLSETEITEKMMEAAING